CCACGAGCATTCCGCCGATGATCCCCAACGACCATCCGATGGGGAACTTGCCTCCGAAGGCCTGGTCCAGCCAGACCATCTTCAGGCCCACGAACACCAGGATGAACGCCAGGCCCACCTTCAGGAGATGGAACTTGTCCATCACGCCGGCCAGCAGGAAGTAGAGCGAGCGCAGGCCCAGGATCGCGAAGACGTTGGACGTGAACACCACCAAAGGCTCCTTGGTCAGGGCGAAGATGGCGGGCACCGAATCGATCGCGAAGACAATATCCGACACCTCGATGAAGACCAGGCACACCAGAAGCGGTGTGGCCCACAGCCGACCGCCATCGCGCACGAAGAACTTCTCGCCCCGGAAATCGGGCGTGACGGGCAGGAGCTTGCGCAGGAGACGGATCAGGGGGTTCTTGTCGGGATCGACCTTGGAATCGCCCATGAACAGCATCTTCACGCCGGTGAAGATCAGGAACAGGCCTGCGACCACGATCACCCAGTGGTATTGCATCAGCGCCGCGCCGGCGGCGATGAACAGGGCGCGAAACACCAGGGCTCCAAGGATGCCGAAAAACAGCACGCGGTGCTGGTAGGCAGCCGGCACGTGGAAATAGGCGAAGATCATGGCGATCACGAACAGGTTGTCCACTGCCAGGGCCTTTTCCACCACGAAGCCGCTGAGGTACTCCAATCCGATCCGGTCGGCGTGGGCGGCCGCGTCGGCGATGCCTCGTGCGGCCAGCTGGGCGCCCGACCACTGCCAAAGCCCCAACCCGAACACCAGTCCCAGGGAAATCCAGATCGTGCTCCAAACCAGGGATTCCTTCATGCTCACCGCGTGGGATTTGCGGTGGAACACCCCCAGATCCAAGAGCAAAAGGCCCAGGATGCCCGCCGTGAAAACGGCGTACACCCACCAATACTGAGCAAACGGAAAAAGAACCCCAGTGTCCATCGCACGATCTCCTGTAGATTGAAATGAGAAACCCTTTCAATTCAATCTACAGACACCACGCCGCCCTCAATCGTCACGCCTCCGTAACAATTACCGGTAAGATGCTTCCGGTAACGGGCGTTGTTGCTTCACGAATTGCATAGGGAGCCTCAAGGGCTGGGAAGCTCGGCATTGCCTTCCCTCCAGTGGGCTTCGGACTAAAGTCCTCGCTTCCCAACCTCCGCCTGCTTCCGCAGGCGTCGGGCGAGGGCGGGCTACCCACCCCTTCCGCCTCTCGAAACCACCAGCCCAGCCGCCCAATCCGGCCAGCGAAGCGGCGCCGAAGAACCGGCAATCAGATGCTGCTGCCGAACTGGCAGGGGTTCCAAGGGGGCGAGGCTATTCGGAGGAGCGGTCATCCGCTCCGTAGAGCCCGAGACCCCTTGGCGCGCGGGATTGCAAAGGGCCGCCGCGCAGCGGTCCTTTGCCCCGAGGAGGTACAGGAGGAGCGGGAAGCGTCCTCCTGTAAACCGGTGCAGGGCGAAGCCCTGCAAAACGACCGCAGGGCGTCAGCCCTGCAAAAAAGCCGGACGCCAGTCCAGAGAAAAGCTCCGCAGGAGTGGTTTGCGCCGCAAGACGCCCCCTCTGAGGGGCGTATTGTGGATGCAGACGACTCGACAGGGTGTCGCGACGCCGAGGCGTACGCGCCGGTACGGTGAGGC
This DNA window, taken from Fibrobacterota bacterium, encodes the following:
- a CDS encoding TerC family protein; this encodes MDTGVLFPFAQYWWVYAVFTAGILGLLLLDLGVFHRKSHAVSMKESLVWSTIWISLGLVFGLGLWQWSGAQLAARGIADAAAHADRIGLEYLSGFVVEKALAVDNLFVIAMIFAYFHVPAAYQHRVLFFGILGALVFRALFIAAGAALMQYHWVIVVAGLFLIFTGVKMLFMGDSKVDPDKNPLIRLLRKLLPVTPDFRGEKFFVRDGGRLWATPLLVCLVFIEVSDIVFAIDSVPAIFALTKEPLVVFTSNVFAILGLRSLYFLLAGVMDKFHLLKVGLAFILVFVGLKMVWLDQAFGGKFPIGWSLGIIGGMLVVSMVASLVIAPKAKAAE